TTCATATAGCTTGCAAAAGACCaggacaaaatacaaaaccttTTGATATCCACATTTTGCCACAGTAGCAAAAGTAACCATTGGTACAATTTGCCTGTGTAttatcatgtctgttttttttttttttttttttttttattaactgtatTTGCTTAGAAGTCTATGTTATTTTGTGTATCTTCTGCCACTGTCAGAGCCAGATTCTGTGTGTGAGCTCTACATTAGGGGAAAGCCAGTGTGCACTCATATACCTCAAGACCAAACCTATACTGTAACTACTATGTATGGTTAAGTCAATagttaaaatattatgtttaaattTCTTACATCAACACGGACTTTCCACTGCACATTGGCACAGTCTGACCCTAGTTATGTGGATGTCCCTTCTTCCCCACTAATGCTGGTTAATTTATTATATGTTAGTCAATCTAAAAGCACATTCTATCGCTCGGCTTTCTGCACTGCAGATAGAATCCTGTGGATTTCTTTTAGGTGCCACAGCACATCAGTCAAAGGACATGGTAAAACCACCATTTCGCACTAGAAAATATGAATGCTGTGAATCCTTACTGCATGCACctgacacacatatacacacacacacatatacacacctaACACACCAATGCACAGGAGGATACAAATGCAGTGCCCATCTGTATTGTCTAAAAAGGGAAATTAACATCTGGGATTGGCCCCTCTTTCCCTCTGGGGGTACCGGGGTAAGATGGGTATCATAGCGGAAACCTTTTAACTTAGTTTTTCCGATAACTACAGTGACTTTTATCCGTCAACACTGGTATATTTACAGTACTTAGAATTTTTTTGATCTATTTTCACTTCATTTGTGAAAGTCATTCACGCATGTTTTAGCAGTGACTATGAACCATATGTGCTAGAACCACTTCCCACCTCTTTGAGGGAAGAAAATGAGCAGCAACTGGGTCAAGGTTGTCTGCTGTACTTGTAACCTCATCCTCTATGTGAGGTGATAGGGGATAAACACCAGAAGAGGGACCGTCTGTTTCCATCAGGAGGTCTGCTCCATGTCCGCTGTTACTGAGTAGAGAATTTGGGCTTTTAGCAGGAAAGGACACCTGGACTTTTCATATCCTTGCACATGCATTCCATTCAGAAAACATGTCAATGCTGAGACATTTGTTTTAGACATATGCAAGCAAACCCTGGCCCACACTTACATcctaacaacaaaaaactgaaacatctgGTTAGATTTAGTGTCCTTGGATGCTCTTTcacaaaactctttttttttttttttacctaatgctgtttcacttcacatttaaaaatgatgtttGTGTAAGTTGTACATATTTGCATAATTACTATGTagatatgtatatatatatttacataatttattctGCTCTGCGGGAGTGGATCAAAGGTGTCTTGGTACATGATGTATGAATGTGTTGCTTTGAGAGCTGGACTATTGATCCAGTAATGCGGTTTCCCACATATAAACAAGTCATACTCCAGTGAGTTTTGCTGTCTCTCCAACAAATGCTGTTGCATTTCCTTTGTTGCTTCAATACAGCATTTTGCAGCAGAACATCTCCATCTTCACATTTCCACATTAGTTCAACCCATCACACTGCTGAGTTGGCAATTAATCAGCCCACACTCAAAGCTGTTAGAGTCTCAGTTTGTTTGCAAAAAGCAGTAAAATCCATTCAAAAGTAGAATCATAATGGCAACATGACACGGAGAAACACTTGGCAccaaagataaattaaatgaaGCTGAAATTGCAAGAACAGTGAAGTTATTTTAAGCTACGCCTGCAATTTTTCTGACCCGTCTGCcatcttttctccctctccaccAGATCCAGCCCTATGATAAGATTGCTGGTCGAGGCTTACCGGACAGCGTGGCTGACAGCCTGAACAAACTGGTGGTGGTGAAGCTGAATGGAGGCCTGGGCACCAGCATGGGATGTAAGGGCCCCAAGAGCTTGATCAGTGTCCGCAATGAAAACACTTTCCTGGACCTCACTGTGCAGCAGATAGAGGTACACGAACTTCGAATCACTAGACCTTAAGGCACTGGAGAATGGTGAATGTGTATGAGATGAGGTTACCTTGAAGAAGCACTGTTCTTTAGCTTTAAAGTAGAGATTATATACTAATTGCtataatgatttgttttgttttgttttttcatgggCCAATGTCATATTGTATCATAAGTGTCATTGCTTCAAGAagttaaaacaactaaatgtgCTTGTTAATGGAAAGCAGTGAGTTTAACCAGATGCCTCATGTACTAAATGTAGCAGCACTCAGAAATCAAGACAATGTTATGAGTGAATCAGAAAGAGTTGAAGGTTTAATTTCACTTCACTTTCACTTTGAAGACGGAACACTGTTCTTGTCTAAGCCCTAACATTTTTGTCATCTCTCgttttttagctgttttttgCAGTTATGAAACTTCTCTTCATAGCCTTTAAATCAACCTCTTAAATGTAACATTCATTAGTATAATTGGTTATTCTTCAAAGTAACagtcacttttttcatttttcagcgTAGGTCTGCAGTGATCCAGTTCTCAGACAGATAGGTGTTTTCTTAAGCACAGTGAAAACGTGGCCGTTTGCCAAAAGCTGAGTGCAAAAAGCTGTGGCTGTGATGTCAAAATAGGTGGAGTAGACAAGCAAGCATTTTCTGATATAATATAAACATCGACACAGTCTAATGTTGTTGGCACTGATTTCATGATGTTTGAGTAGTGTCTTGCTTTGGCAATTGAGTTTTGTGACAGTGAGAAGAACTGAGACATTTCTTCCTTGACTGAAGCTAGAAATGCACTGGAAAAAATCCTTTATTCGAAGATTCCAGGGAAAACTACCACAAACAGAGAAATGCAAACACGTTTTTCACTTTGCCTTTCTTTCTTTGATGCTGCCTCTTTTACAAGCCTCTATCTGGTGCTTCAGGTGggggttgtgtgttttttttttttttttgaaagtgaGCTAAAGCTCTTGTGAAAGGAGTGAAAGATGATCTGTTAGTCTGCAGACAGTTGGCAGGGAAACAGAGACGGCAGTGTATGTGTGGTTAAACTTGTATAACTATTACTAtactaattattttttcaactCAACCTTCTTTAATGTTCCACAGCTTAGGAAGACTTAGATTTAGACTACAGGAAGGTTAAAGTTTTGAGACTCTTGTTAGAGATGCTGATGTGTACAGTATTGTGTAATGCCATTTATACTGGGCATGTGTGTTTCATAATCTTCCCATAGGACACTTCTTTCCACACAGCACACTGCTTTCTGTGTCAGAGTCACTGCTAGTCATTTCCTGCTCAGGTTTGGTTATGTTACCACCTCACTGAATCAACCCattctgaaaaagagaaaatggattCCATACACACACCAAGCCCATGACTGCGTCTCCTGTGTGAGAACGCCCCTCTCAGCCAAAACACTGCCTCATACAAATTTTATTTGGACCATTTCAGAGCTCAGACCTGTCTATTCTCAGTAAGAGCTGAAGACTGGATAAAAACCTACTGGAATAGCGCCACCTGGCTGCAATAAATGTAACACTTTAATCCGAATCTTGTTACTAGATCTCTGGAGTTAAGTAAATTGGGTTAAGAATGAATGTTAATGAAACAGTCTAGTTTAAATGTGGCTGTTTCAATCCTGTATGCAGATcttagtaaaaaaacaaaacaaaaacacactttgctgTCTGCACAAGGTGCAAAAGCAGTTAAAATAACACTTAAAATAGTTGAAAATCATAGCGACCACTGGGAACACTAAGGAACAGCACTCGTGTTGTTCAAGAAATTAGCATGATTAGAGTATTATTATTAGAGTATTATTATAAAGAATAAATCTGCTGCAAATTTGATAattgtttttagtcatttttaagcAAAATGACTTGAAAGTGAATATCTGATGTAATAGTATGCTTAATGTCTGATTTTCTACTGTCTACTGTACCTATTTTCTGTCATAACAGTGGATTAGTAAAGATGCCGTCATAACACAGGGATGTACAATATTGACTGTTTGCCCAGTGGATGAAAAGTTCAAagtgttctctctttttctctacaCACCAACTGTCAACACACTAGAAATCAAGTTATAAGTAAAtcctgtttagtttgtttgcagtgttttgtgATGTGTGGGAGTTGTGCATTAGGGAACAGAGATCAATAAGTGTCTTCGCAGCTCCACAATAAGGCGCACAGTGGATTTTCTCTTTGAACTGGTGCTAATGATATATCAGTACTAGTTGTCGCTCCCTCTGTGTGAAGCTGATTGCCAAGCAACACCCATTTAATGGCAAGAAGGAATTCTGGCATTTGGTATAAAACAGTCAGAGTTGTGTCAGAGGCTGGAAATTCAACTCTTTAACAATTTCCTTATGTCAACATGTCCCCACTCATCATTTTTCATCCTTCCTCCTCTACTCATACTCAAATGTTCTCTTATCTTGTTAAAACAATTGCTTCCTTCTCTCCACAGGTATTATTTCTCTTCTTTGTATTCACTTGAATCACACAGTTGATTTGACATTTTCGGTGTAGCTGTTCTCCTTAGCCTGTTGTTTTGGTCCACCAATCCagatgtattttgttgttgtactCCCTGTTAGTAGTTGTATTGTCAGCTAATGTCAGTCCAGCTGCTATAATTGTTGTTGATCTCAGTTATAGGTATTAATCTTTAATCAAGTGTTAATGATTTATATTGTACATAAAGTATATATCTAATTATGCATACACTGTACCTGCACACTCAAATATTTATTGTCCTTCTTTCTATGGATTAATTTCCTCCATGGATCTACatacttatttacatttattatcagAATCAATACAAGTCTGGTTTGCTCTGTATTGCTCTCACTCTTCCCTGGACAAATACACCCAAATGTTCCAGGCAGTTAAATGTTGCAgacatttatataatttgtttaCTTTTCCCACAGCACCTGAACAAGACTTACAACACAGATGTGCCCCTGGTCCTCATGAACTCTTTCAACACAGATGAAGACACAAAGAAGATCCTGCAGAAGTACACACACCACCGCGTCAAGATACACACCTTTAACCAGAGCAGGTGGGAGAGCACGTTAAAAATGCACCAAGTAAATGTCAAGTAACAGTGGACTTCATACACAGATATGTCAGCTGATGCTGTTTGCAGTGACAGAGAGCTTAATGTAAGTGGATGCTTACAGTAGCTTATTCTTCTCTCATATGAGAGATTAAACTACACGGGAGATCTGGGAATATAATACACAAAAGGAGTATCGAATCTCAAACTACTGAATGAGCTCAACTCCCTCTAATGACCAGCTTGATATTAAACAATACTGTTCTGTGGGCTACTTAATATTCTCTGCTAAAACTGCCACATAATGTATGTAGAAaatcattaatatttcattCCTTGGTGTCTCCAGTTGGTCAGTCATGCAGAACTTGCTTTTTACTCTTTCCTTTGAGCAGTTGAATGTTCATTTTGCCTGAAGGAGTGTAGCACAAAGCAGTTTTTGACAGCATTATAGTAGCTTTAGGATTTATTGTCAACAAAGAGAATATGATTGAAATGTCAATCAATAAGAGAACAAAAAGGGGCATCTGTGGTCAGGGTTACGAATtcataaaaggcaaaaaaaaaaataatctgctgATTACACTTTGGTATTCCAGCTGATCAGAAATCAATTTGTTTCATCCACCAAAGAAGTCAAAATTTGTTCAGccactttcattcatttcagctaaataaaaataatcccTGGTTACCTGCCAACAGGATGAGTAAATCAGCTGGTCCTCACAACAAGTTCTGTTTTCTAACCCATTTCCTGCAAGAATGGGGAAAATGGACTTAGTCCTCAgggcaaatatttcaaaatatagcTAATAAAAACTGCCAACCCTTCAATGTTTGGCAATGAATGATTTGCAATcctgcaaataaaataactaaaagtgaattttttttatttttttttttttaaaaagcattattcattttaaatagttaacCATAAGCAGACATGAGAAAAGTACAAACACCATAGTCTGATATTTTGATTAAGTACCCCCGTAAGAAGAACTATATTGGAGCAATATTGGATCAACGACTGAAAGGGGGTCTGAGATGACAAAAAAACCATTGAAGTCTAAGTTTATGttaacccccccccaaaaaccTGAAACATTTTCCCACTGCAGTTATCTGAAATAACTCCTCTGCCTTCGTGCCTTTATGTTGTAGCTCTCTCTCACCTGATCAGCTCATCTGCACTTTGAAAAATCTTCAAACTGACAAGACCACAGGTGGTTTCCACTCAGTGCTGTTCCCCATGATAAGCTTTATTACGATAAGTCATTCTGACATAGATCCGTCTTAGAAACCCTTTGATCAGTTAAATGCACACAGCAATAATGATGCCTCATCTGTCTTCTTGGAAAAACTTCTAAACCTTTACTTCCTGTCGGTGGTTCTGGCGTAATACTCTGTTTTAAGGTCTTTGTAGCTTTTCTCCCTAAATGCGCACCAAaaggattttacattttctgtttactccttatgttttgtatttgtcgAACAAAGCATAAGGGAGTGAACAACCATATACTGCCAACCAAAGGTAAGAAACCTACTCTGAGgtagtcattaaaaaaaaacaaaaaacaaaaaagtacttgtattattgtatttgaGATTTCATGAAATCCCAGGGCTTTTAAATTGTGAATGGTGGGCTCCAACCATGAgtacctttttaaaaactgtaaattaactgtgaaaaatgtattatcCTAAAATTATTTCTGCCCATTCgagttatattattttaaaacgtTTTAAAACGATGTTtatatgaaaattatttaaaattacatttagttatttggcagatgcttttttttacaaagcGATTTACATGGTGTACAGTTATGTTTGATTTGATTGAGGAGTTTGATTGTAGCCCTGTACTGGTAGCCTGTTAGTGAAGCATTGGAGTAGTCAACACAAGATAGGACTATGCCTAAATACAAGGACTTGGAGCATATTCCGAGAGGTACAGTTGGATCTTTCTGATGCTGTAGCAAAAGTAAAGTAGATACTTGGCCCTGCCgagataccttgaaggtttgaCCAGACAGGGAGAAACTGAGCCAACTGAGGGCTGTTTCAGAGATAGCCAACTCAGAGAGTGTAGACAGACCCCAGATACATTCAATTGAACTATTTTATTACAGTTACAGAAAAATGATGAGGGGAACAGAGAATAAATAGTAATTATTATTTAGCTAAGAGTCTATAAACCAAAAGTCTCATTTAGGTTAATTTTCTTCTGTTCAGGTACCCTCGCATCAACAAAGAGTCCCTACTTCCTGTGGCCACAAGCTTGAGCATGACAGGGCAAAGCGCAGAGGGCTGGTACCCTCCAGGGCACGGTGACATCTACGCCAGCTTCTACAACTCGGGCCTGTTGGACCAGCTGATTGCTCAGGGCAAGGAGTACATCTTCGTGTCCAACATTGACAACCTGGGAGCCACAGTGGACCTCCACATCCTGCACCACCTGGTGAGCCAGCCCAATGGCAAACGCTGCGAATTCATCATGGAGGTGACGGACAAGACACGTGCGGACGTCAAGGTATGTGGAGGAAGAGGACTGAGTTTATATGTAAACTAACCGGCCACTTTCTTAGATACACCTGTTCAACTGCTCGGTCACGCAAATGTCtactcagccaatcacatggaAGCAACTCAATGCATTTAGGAAAGTAGACATGGTCAAGAAAATCAGCTAAAGTTCAAACCAAGAGTCAGAATGGGTTAGAGAggtaaatatatacagtatgtgcactcACAGAGTAGCACGATGGCAGAGTGGTTAGCATTCACAGCAAAAAaggttggttcaatccccggacCAGACCGGCCTTCTCCCTGTTTGCGTAGGTTTCCTCCGTGCGCTTCGGTTTTCCCTACCTacctattaaaaacatttttttttattaaaaacgtTTTCCCATTTTGTCCCTTTGCTGTCTAGTCATGCAGATTAATGTGGGGGTTTAAGGTTGTGACATATGTGTCTGAGGTGTCTTCCTCTATCAAAGAACAGTGGAGGTGGGTGGAATATCATGTGGGGTCTCactccatttaaaaataaaatttgtaaaatgtaccGACAGCTCATCTTTCAAAAAGCATTGCCCCCAAAGTTGAACCTCTTGTATTTTGTTGATTACTATATTATGATTGTGGGATTAGAATATTTTTATTCTCACCAGAAATCAAAACAGATAAAATAGTGTTCAATGTACAATCCgctggatttaaaataaaaattgaacaTTAAAGTTTctcccacacccacacacacacaacatgtaaATGCTCGACTGTAATTTTTCAGGGTGGCACGTTGATCCAGTACGAAGGAAAACTGCGTCTGCTGGAAATTGCCCAGGTCCCCAAGGCCCATGTGGACGAGTTTAAATCTGTTTCAAAGTTCAAGATATTCAACACCAACAACCTTTGGATCTCTCTGGCTGCCATTAAGAGGCTGCAGGAACAGAAGGCAATGGACATGGAGATCATAGTCAACCCCAAGGTGAGTGATAAAGGGAACACAAATCTATTTAAGGGTGACTTAGACGGACAGTTTGCACACACAAGAACAATTCATTCAAACACTGATAACAGTTATCTAGCTGTTACTCAGTTGACACACTTTAACACCCAAGCATTTGGTATGAAATTGTTCATTGACAATCATTACGCATTTTCCAAACCGAGATAgataagacaaataaaaagtgtgttaGTTTTGTCCCTCTGATTTGTCCCGCTGTTCCTCCCTTTCTGTAAATAACGGAGGCATTCAGAGTGAAATGACTCATGAAAATGATCTGCATTTGGATATTCCTCCCGAGCCTTGAGGGGACCATTTCAAAGAGGGTCCACACTAGGACTGCTGAGGGTTCAGTAGATACTAAGATAAAGCCTTTCACTCTGTGTAACCAGCCACCCTCTGAGAATAATATCATCTGTGCTACTTTAGAGCAGCCATCCTCTCAGATTAGAAACAGAAGCAGtgtagagcagagcagagagataTTTAAACCCCTCTCATGTACAGAGACAAACACTTCTCAATAAATGATCTCACTTTTGGAGCTGTTTGACTTTCACAGATGTCTGTGAAATCTTTGCATTGAAAGCTTCCAACCATTGCAGTTTTCTGGCCAGCTCCGTGGTGGCTCCACCCCCTACTTAGACACCAGTGTATCAAGTCATATGCGTGTTTGAATTGACAGctcataaaaataatattatggTATACTGCACATTTGCATACAGTTAATTTTTagatacatttctttttaatgaaagGAGTTCAAAGAGATAAGCAATTTAGCTGCTGAGCGTGAATTCGTTTTTCCTGCACACATTTCTCCTTTATTAACCTCCTAATATATTGTTGGTAACACTGAAGCaagcaaatttgatttgatgtcACTTCATGTTATTTTGGTTGGCAGTGCCTCTGCCCTTCCGTAGAGGAGAAGCACTGCCTAAGGGCCTGCAAATATGCAATCAGTGTAATAAATTCTCAGCTGAGCCACAGCCCCAGTCCTGATTATTTCATTCTCAGCCTGTAGATGTAGTTTTCCAGACCCCGACTACAGAATCACACACCGTCACGTGGCGAAGTGTTATGTAACTGGTGATAACAGCGCAGAGTTGTGTGGCTTTACAAGACTGTGTATTTAGGTAAGACGGCAGCAGTAAAACTGCACAGTTAGAGATGCTGGTTCCCATTCTGGGCCCATACAGATTAAAAGTGTGCATTTGTTGTAGAGAGGCATCCAAAGAGTCCATGAAGTTGTGAATGTTGCAACATTACTTCTAATGTGACATGTAATATGATTACACGTTCTTATATTTCTGAAACCTTTTAAAGCCTAATTTTTGTCACAGCTTCATTCAGCACCTTACAACCTCCTAAaggaggattttttttgtcctgacatACCAGTCAGGTACCCATATGAACCATATGACACAGGTTTTGCTTGCTATAATTACTCCTCCTGTTAAAATAGGTCCTTATGTGCTTTTTATTATGGTTTTCCACAGATGGAAAATTATAAGTGGATATCTTAGTcatcattttactttaaatttccCTCTTTTTGTTACTTTCCTTTCACTAAAACTCGATATGAAAACACTGTTGAGgaaaccataaaaaaacacaaggagataaattcacacaaaacaaactttcacTTTGGAGGATATCCTCTTGATTAGATAAACTCAGAATGTCTAAGCTTTATTGTAGCtttagatatatatttttttcacagaacAAGGACTATGGATTTTGGCCCCCTTCACTGTATATCagcagcttttggcttgtcccttcgggggtcgccacagcagaacatgttccgcatgtCGATTTGCCCTTCCTACCACAACCTTCCCACTTTGTCCGGGCtggggaccagcaccaaggtggacCTTGCTGGCTGGGCAGGACCACACCTGGTTGTTTGAGAAtcgaacccgcggccttctgtaTCCTAACCTAATGCTCTACCACGCAAAAAAGATCTCTTTGAAATTATTACAGCAAGCAAAGCCTCTTTTAGTGATCATATAGGAACCTGACTGGCTACAGGTATGTTAGCAGCTCTTTGAGGCTTAACGCATACTAACATGTATTCTCTCATCTTCTGACTGCCATTAGACGCTAGACGGCGGGCAGAATGTCATCCAGCTGGAGACTGCGGTTGGTGCAGCTATCAAATGCTTCGACAACGCTCTGGGAATAAATGTACCTCGCAGCCGCTTCTTGCCTGTCAAGACCACGTCGGACCTGTTGCTGGTCATGTCCAACTTGTACAGCTTGAAGGCTGGCTCTCTGAACATGAGCCCACAGAGAGAGTTCCCAACAACACCACATGTCAAACTGGGCAGCTCTTTCACCAAGGTAACAATGGCGACAGTGGTATTGTATTTGGAGCCTACTGTCCCATGTGTTTCTCAAAATTGGCATTGGCTAAAATGTTTGCCCCAACCAAATGTATGGTCGAATTTATTGTTGTGATCAAAACATCACAAATTCCTGAAGCTTGGAAGTCCCCTTCCAAGCTTTATTCTCCATCATTGGTCCCTTATTCATTTGATTTCTTATCCACTCCAATATGATGGCACGggtgaaatatttatattatataaccTTGAGGCTTCGAGTTCTGATTAACTTTACGGTAAATATCtcaaaaatacatatttcttCTGAAGGATTAGTGGAGGTGTGCATTTTTGTTCAGGTTCAGGAGTACTTGACCCGCTTCGAGAGCATCCCTGACATGCTGGAGCTCGACCACCTGACTGTGTCTGGAGATGTGACTTTTGGGAAGAACGTTTCACTCAAGGTAAACATCTGCaccaaaattacattttgattgTAAAATGTATCCTGATCAAAACTCTGTGTCAAATGAAACTGgggtttaaaatgtttgctacaaaatttaatttatgtcCTTAGAAAGagtttgcattatttttctGGTGCCCACACCAATGGTTCAAGAGAGGAGACTACACTAAAGTAACTTGAAAAGGCCAAAAACCATGAGCGTTGAAATTTACAGAGATCtagctttaaatttaatttatgtgaCTGCATGTACTTTACTGCAGCATTTCCGTTTCTTTTCTACAGCCACTGCAAAGCTTTTCCAATGGAAATGTTGCACTTTTTACTCCACTCCATTTATCTGGCAGAGATGATTATTAGGTGTTAAGTCTTCACATACAATACTCTTACAAAGTAACTTTACACCTTTTTACTGTTGAAgagtaaaacattgtttttcattgtttggcttgtggcctcttaaaaaaacaaacaaactactgAACATGTACATTTGTTAATACCAA
The nucleotide sequence above comes from Channa argus isolate prfri chromosome 1, Channa argus male v1.0, whole genome shotgun sequence. Encoded proteins:
- the ugp2b gene encoding UDP-glucose pyrophosphorylase 2b isoform X2, producing MALYVAGLSKEGVLRGGMAQFQEMMRQQLESSMHTELKKLLDTVTGVEREVSNKDFEGFKNLFHRFLQVKGPSVEWIKIQRPPEDSIQPYDKIAGRGLPDSVADSLNKLVVVKLNGGLGTSMGCKGPKSLISVRNENTFLDLTVQQIEHLNKTYNTDVPLVLMNSFNTDEDTKKILQKYTHHRVKIHTFNQSRYPRINKESLLPVATSLSMTGQSAEGWYPPGHGDIYASFYNSGLLDQLIAQGKEYIFVSNIDNLGATVDLHILHHLVSQPNGKRCEFIMEVTDKTRADVKGGTLIQYEGKLRLLEIAQVPKAHVDEFKSVSKFKIFNTNNLWISLAAIKRLQEQKAMDMEIIVNPKTLDGGQNVIQLETAVGAAIKCFDNALGINVPRSRFLPVKTTSDLLLVMSNLYSLKAGSLNMSPQREFPTTPHVKLGSSFTKVQEYLTRFESIPDMLELDHLTVSGDVTFGKNVSLKGTVIIIANHGDRIDIPAGSMLENKIVSGNLRILDH
- the ugp2b gene encoding UDP-glucose pyrophosphorylase 2b isoform X1, whose translation is MCHCFSLLRLSKEGVLRGGMAQFQEMMRQQLESSMHTELKKLLDTVTGVEREVSNKDFEGFKNLFHRFLQVKGPSVEWIKIQRPPEDSIQPYDKIAGRGLPDSVADSLNKLVVVKLNGGLGTSMGCKGPKSLISVRNENTFLDLTVQQIEHLNKTYNTDVPLVLMNSFNTDEDTKKILQKYTHHRVKIHTFNQSRYPRINKESLLPVATSLSMTGQSAEGWYPPGHGDIYASFYNSGLLDQLIAQGKEYIFVSNIDNLGATVDLHILHHLVSQPNGKRCEFIMEVTDKTRADVKGGTLIQYEGKLRLLEIAQVPKAHVDEFKSVSKFKIFNTNNLWISLAAIKRLQEQKAMDMEIIVNPKTLDGGQNVIQLETAVGAAIKCFDNALGINVPRSRFLPVKTTSDLLLVMSNLYSLKAGSLNMSPQREFPTTPHVKLGSSFTKVQEYLTRFESIPDMLELDHLTVSGDVTFGKNVSLKGTVIIIANHGDRIDIPAGSMLENKIVSGNLRILDH
- the ugp2b gene encoding UDP-glucose pyrophosphorylase 2b isoform X3, translated to MAQFQEMMRQQLESSMHTELKKLLDTVTGVEREVSNKDFEGFKNLFHRFLQVKGPSVEWIKIQRPPEDSIQPYDKIAGRGLPDSVADSLNKLVVVKLNGGLGTSMGCKGPKSLISVRNENTFLDLTVQQIEHLNKTYNTDVPLVLMNSFNTDEDTKKILQKYTHHRVKIHTFNQSRYPRINKESLLPVATSLSMTGQSAEGWYPPGHGDIYASFYNSGLLDQLIAQGKEYIFVSNIDNLGATVDLHILHHLVSQPNGKRCEFIMEVTDKTRADVKGGTLIQYEGKLRLLEIAQVPKAHVDEFKSVSKFKIFNTNNLWISLAAIKRLQEQKAMDMEIIVNPKTLDGGQNVIQLETAVGAAIKCFDNALGINVPRSRFLPVKTTSDLLLVMSNLYSLKAGSLNMSPQREFPTTPHVKLGSSFTKVQEYLTRFESIPDMLELDHLTVSGDVTFGKNVSLKGTVIIIANHGDRIDIPAGSMLENKIVSGNLRILDH
- the ugp2b gene encoding UDP-glucose pyrophosphorylase 2b isoform X4; the encoded protein is MAQFQEMMRQQLESSMHTELKKLLDTVTGVEREVSNKDFEGFKNLFHRFLQVKGPSVEWIKIQRPPEDSIQPYDKIAGRGLPDSVADSLNKLVVVKLNGGLGTSMGCKGPKSLISVRNENTFLDLTVQQIEHLNKTYNTDVPLVLMNSFNTDEDTKKILQKYTHHRVKIHTFNQSRYPRINKESLLPVATSLSMTGQSAEGWYPPGHGDIYASFYNSGLLDQLIAQGKEYIFVSNIDNLGATVDLHILHHLVSQPNGKRCEFIMEVTDKTRADVKGGTLIQYEGKLRLLEIAQVPKAHVDEFKSVSKFKIFNTNNLWISLAAIKRLQEQKAMDMEIIVNPKNKDYGFWPPSLYISSFWLVPSGVATAEHVPHVDLPFLPQPSHFVRAGDQHQGGPCWLGRTTPGCLRIEPAAFCILT